A window of the Desulforapulum autotrophicum HRM2 genome harbors these coding sequences:
- the secA gene encoding preprotein translocase subunit SecA yields MVLNFLTRVFGSSNERAVKRLQPLVDKINALEPRFQKLTDNELAETTASFKLRLANGETLDDLLCEAFALVREASWRTLKMRHFDAQLIGGIALHQGIIAEMKTGEGKTLAATLPAYLNALSGKGVHIVTVNDYLARRDAEWMSTIYNFLNLSVGIIVHDLNDEERKKAYASDITYGTNNEFGFDYLRDNMKFDRESLAQKELNFAIVDEVDSILIDEARTPLIISGPAEKSTTLYAQTDTIISAFKKDIHYNVDEKAKSSTLTEEGVALGEQLLGVENLYDPSNIEILHHLNQAIKAHTLFKRDVDYIVKNDEVVIVDEFTGRLMTGRRYSEGLHQALEAKEGVKIANENQTLASVTFQNFFRMYKKLSGMTGTAETEAAEFKKIYDLDVLVIPTHKPMVRKDFPDLIYKTQKEKYQAAIQEIISLHKKGQPVLVGTIAIDVSEDISDKLKKRGIPHTVLNAKHHKAEAEIVANAGQRGAVTISTNMAGRGTDIVLGEGVKELGGLHILGTSRHESRRIDNQLRGRSGRQGDPGSSRFYLSLEDDLLRIFGGDRITAIMNKLGIDEGEPIEHGLISRAIENAQSKVEGHNFEIRKQLIEYDDVMNQQREVIYRQRRQILTDSDLSTLFKDMIQDQAWQIHAMYKNDKQHPMEWDLEGLKDTVKKQFNLEIDLSPAVCEDIDADALGELIETTAIDAYKAKESLLGPIDTQRLERYIMLQTVDSLWKDHLLNMDHLKEGIGLRGYAQQNPLILYKKEGYEMFEGLVERIKEETLGIFFRIQIAESEPLEPIQKPRQENLVFSHSDDSNVKKPVKRAQEKVGRNDLCPCGSGKKYKKCCGA; encoded by the coding sequence CAATGGTGAAACCCTGGATGACCTTCTTTGCGAAGCCTTTGCCCTGGTAAGGGAAGCCTCCTGGCGGACCTTAAAAATGCGCCACTTTGATGCCCAGCTCATCGGAGGCATTGCCCTACACCAGGGCATTATTGCCGAGATGAAAACCGGTGAGGGAAAGACCCTTGCCGCCACCCTCCCCGCTTACCTGAATGCCCTTTCCGGGAAAGGGGTCCACATTGTTACGGTCAATGACTACCTTGCCAGGCGTGATGCCGAATGGATGAGCACCATCTACAACTTTTTGAATCTCTCCGTCGGCATAATTGTCCACGATCTGAACGATGAAGAAAGAAAAAAAGCCTACGCTTCAGACATCACCTATGGAACCAACAACGAGTTCGGTTTTGATTATCTTCGGGACAACATGAAATTTGACCGGGAATCCCTTGCCCAGAAAGAACTCAATTTCGCCATTGTGGATGAGGTGGACAGTATTCTAATTGATGAGGCAAGGACACCGCTGATCATTTCTGGACCTGCGGAAAAATCCACCACCCTCTACGCCCAGACAGACACCATCATTTCAGCCTTTAAAAAGGACATCCACTACAATGTGGATGAAAAGGCAAAATCATCCACCCTGACCGAAGAGGGGGTCGCCCTGGGTGAACAACTGCTTGGGGTTGAAAACCTCTACGATCCTTCAAACATTGAAATCCTCCATCACCTGAATCAAGCCATCAAAGCTCACACTCTGTTCAAGCGGGATGTGGACTATATTGTAAAAAACGACGAAGTGGTGATCGTTGACGAGTTCACCGGCCGGTTAATGACTGGAAGGCGCTACAGCGAAGGTCTTCACCAGGCCCTGGAGGCAAAGGAGGGGGTAAAGATCGCCAATGAGAATCAGACCCTTGCCTCGGTCACCTTTCAGAACTTTTTCAGGATGTACAAAAAACTTTCCGGCATGACCGGTACTGCCGAAACCGAGGCAGCAGAGTTCAAGAAAATATATGATCTTGACGTGCTGGTCATCCCCACCCACAAACCCATGGTGAGAAAAGATTTTCCTGATTTAATCTACAAGACCCAGAAGGAAAAATACCAGGCAGCCATCCAGGAAATCATCTCCCTGCATAAAAAGGGACAGCCCGTTCTTGTGGGCACCATCGCCATTGACGTTTCAGAAGACATCAGTGACAAACTGAAAAAACGGGGCATTCCCCACACGGTTCTCAATGCCAAGCACCACAAGGCAGAGGCTGAAATCGTTGCTAATGCAGGTCAGCGGGGGGCTGTTACCATTTCCACCAACATGGCAGGCCGGGGAACTGATATTGTTCTGGGGGAAGGAGTAAAAGAACTTGGGGGGCTACACATTCTTGGTACCAGTCGCCATGAATCAAGGCGAATTGACAACCAGTTGCGGGGCCGTTCAGGTCGCCAGGGAGATCCTGGATCCTCACGCTTTTACCTTTCCCTTGAGGATGATCTTCTCAGAATTTTTGGCGGAGATAGAATCACCGCTATTATGAACAAACTGGGCATTGATGAGGGAGAACCCATTGAGCACGGCCTCATCAGTCGTGCCATTGAAAATGCCCAGTCCAAGGTCGAGGGGCACAACTTTGAGATCAGAAAACAGCTGATTGAGTATGATGATGTCATGAACCAGCAGAGAGAGGTGATCTACCGCCAGAGGCGCCAGATTCTCACGGACTCCGATCTTTCAACCCTGTTTAAGGATATGATTCAAGACCAGGCATGGCAGATCCACGCCATGTACAAAAACGACAAGCAGCACCCAATGGAATGGGACCTTGAGGGGTTGAAGGACACCGTTAAAAAACAGTTTAACCTTGAAATCGATCTTTCCCCGGCGGTGTGCGAGGATATCGACGCTGACGCTCTGGGAGAACTCATTGAAACAACCGCAATAGACGCGTATAAAGCCAAGGAGTCCCTTCTGGGCCCCATTGACACCCAACGCCTTGAACGGTACATTATGCTCCAGACCGTTGACAGCCTCTGGAAAGACCATCTTCTCAACATGGATCATCTCAAAGAGGGAATCGGCCTCAGGGGTTATGCCCAGCAGAACCCGCTGATTCTCTACAAAAAAGAGGGATATGAGATGTTTGAGGGCCTTGTGGAACGGATAAAAGAGGAAACCCTTGGCATCTTTTTCAGAATCCAGATCGCCGAAAGTGAACCCCTTGAACCCATTCAGAAACCGAGGCAGGAAAACCTGGTTTTTTCCCATTCTGATGATTCAAACGTTAAAAAACCCGTTAAACGTGCCCAGGAAAAAGTGGGGCGAAACGACCTCTGCCCCTGCGGCAGCGGTAAAAAATACAAAAAATGCTGTGGGGCTTAA
- the clpS gene encoding ATP-dependent Clp protease adapter ClpS, with protein MSLNEPSIKQRTSSKVEKKEGYPPMYRVVLHNDDYTTMEFVVQILITVFGKSLEKASIIMLNIHKQGKGICGSYTREVAETKVNTVHHLAREQGFPLKSTMEKE; from the coding sequence ATGAGCCTTAACGAACCTTCAATAAAACAGAGAACTTCGTCAAAAGTTGAAAAAAAAGAAGGGTACCCTCCCATGTACAGGGTTGTTCTTCACAATGACGATTACACCACCATGGAGTTTGTCGTTCAGATTCTCATAACGGTTTTTGGAAAATCCCTTGAAAAAGCGTCCATAATAATGCTTAATATACATAAACAGGGAAAGGGTATTTGCGGGTCTTACACAAGGGAAGTTGCAGAGACCAAGGTAAATACGGTTCATCACCTGGCAAGAGAGCAGGGATTCCCCTTAAAGAGCACGATGGAGAAGGAGTAG
- the clpA gene encoding ATP-dependent Clp protease ATP-binding subunit ClpA: MISKELSATLGAAVREAKKRRHEYVCVEHVLYAILHHETGSETVEKCGGDPEVIKKNLDTFFQEKMTVMGEGEEYVLQQTIGFQRMIQRAINHARSAEKNEVSLGDIIASIFQEKDSHAAYFLEAEGITRLDVLNYISHGSDLPKAGLNKPDQGFLKPGKQPKKSGKPDPLTLFTTNLLEKAEQGKIDPLIGRENETQRAMQVLCRRRKNNPVFVGDPGVGKTAIAEGIALKAFNKDVPDFLKDSEMFSLDMGALLAGTKYRGDFEQRLKDVISALEEKENALLVIDEIHTVVGAGATSSGSMDASNILKPALSSGALRCLGSTTYEEYKNFFEKDRALSRRFEKIEVAEPTVEETIEILMGLKSCYEEHHGLEYTDEAIEACARLAAKHINDRFLPDKAIDVMDETGSFIRLSGSARRTKVHPLDIERTVAKMAKIPAQNVTASDKTNLEQLSTKLEQTIFGQDHAIETLTTSIKRSRAGLSSPGRPIGSFLFTGPTGVGKTEVAKQLAANLGIEFLRFDMSEYMEKHTVSRLIGAPPGYVGFDQGGILTDNIRKHPHSVLLLDEIEKAHQDLFNILLQVMDYATLTDNNGKAADFRNVIIIMTSNAGAREMSANRIGFGDQLEDVDAKGAKAVEKTFSPEFRNRLDAVVQFHALSQKIMERIVDKNMLELKALLKPRKITIQYPPKVRTWLAKKGYDPKFGARPLDRVIQKKIKDKLTNEILFGALEKGGKVTLGLKNNAVTFSFKQ; encoded by the coding sequence ATGATAAGCAAGGAACTTAGTGCAACCCTCGGAGCGGCCGTTCGGGAAGCCAAAAAAAGACGCCACGAGTACGTCTGCGTTGAACATGTTCTCTATGCAATTTTGCACCACGAAACCGGGTCTGAAACCGTTGAAAAATGCGGTGGAGATCCGGAGGTCATAAAGAAAAACCTGGATACCTTTTTCCAGGAAAAGATGACCGTCATGGGCGAAGGCGAAGAGTATGTCCTCCAACAGACCATCGGTTTTCAAAGAATGATCCAGAGGGCCATCAACCATGCCCGCTCAGCCGAAAAGAACGAGGTAAGCCTGGGTGATATCATTGCATCCATTTTCCAGGAAAAAGATTCCCATGCGGCCTATTTTCTCGAGGCCGAAGGAATCACCCGTCTGGATGTTCTAAACTATATCTCCCATGGTTCGGACCTGCCAAAGGCCGGCCTCAACAAACCGGACCAGGGCTTTTTAAAGCCGGGAAAACAACCCAAAAAATCGGGAAAGCCCGATCCATTGACCCTTTTCACAACCAATCTTCTGGAAAAGGCAGAGCAGGGAAAAATTGACCCACTCATCGGCAGGGAAAATGAGACCCAGCGTGCCATGCAGGTTCTCTGCCGAAGGCGCAAGAACAACCCTGTTTTTGTCGGGGATCCAGGTGTGGGGAAAACAGCCATTGCCGAAGGTATCGCCCTAAAGGCCTTTAACAAGGATGTCCCTGATTTTCTAAAAGATTCAGAAATGTTCTCCCTTGACATGGGCGCCCTTTTGGCCGGAACCAAATACCGGGGAGACTTTGAGCAGCGGCTCAAGGATGTCATTTCAGCCCTTGAAGAAAAGGAAAACGCCCTGTTGGTCATTGATGAGATCCACACCGTGGTGGGTGCAGGTGCCACAAGCAGCGGTTCCATGGATGCATCAAACATCCTGAAACCTGCACTTTCCTCAGGCGCCCTCCGTTGCCTTGGATCCACCACCTACGAGGAGTACAAGAACTTCTTTGAAAAGGACCGGGCACTCTCCCGCAGATTTGAGAAAATCGAAGTGGCAGAGCCCACGGTTGAAGAGACCATAGAAATTTTGATGGGTCTCAAGAGCTGCTATGAGGAGCACCACGGGCTTGAATACACGGATGAAGCCATTGAGGCCTGTGCCCGCCTTGCCGCCAAACACATCAACGACCGATTCCTGCCGGACAAGGCCATTGATGTCATGGATGAGACAGGTTCGTTCATACGGCTTTCAGGGTCGGCCAGAAGAACAAAGGTTCACCCCCTCGACATCGAGAGAACCGTTGCAAAAATGGCCAAGATCCCAGCCCAGAACGTCACGGCATCGGACAAAACCAACCTTGAACAGCTTAGCACCAAACTTGAACAGACCATCTTTGGCCAGGACCATGCCATTGAAACCCTGACAACCTCCATCAAACGATCCAGGGCAGGACTCTCGTCTCCAGGTCGGCCCATTGGTTCATTTCTCTTTACCGGTCCCACCGGGGTCGGCAAAACAGAGGTGGCAAAACAGCTTGCCGCAAACCTTGGCATTGAATTTTTACGGTTTGACATGAGTGAATACATGGAAAAACATACCGTATCAAGACTCATCGGGGCACCTCCAGGGTATGTGGGCTTTGACCAGGGGGGAATTCTGACCGACAACATCAGAAAGCATCCCCATTCCGTGTTGCTCCTGGACGAAATAGAAAAGGCCCATCAAGACCTTTTCAACATCCTGCTCCAGGTGATGGATTACGCCACCCTGACCGACAACAACGGAAAGGCGGCCGACTTCAGGAATGTCATCATCATCATGACCTCCAATGCCGGAGCAAGGGAGATGAGTGCCAACCGCATCGGCTTTGGTGATCAACTGGAGGATGTGGATGCCAAGGGGGCAAAGGCCGTTGAAAAGACCTTCAGTCCTGAATTTCGAAACCGGCTGGATGCCGTTGTACAGTTCCACGCCCTGTCCCAGAAGATCATGGAACGTATTGTGGATAAAAACATGCTGGAACTCAAGGCCCTTTTGAAACCCAGGAAAATAACCATCCAGTATCCGCCAAAGGTGAGAACCTGGCTTGCCAAAAAGGGGTATGATCCCAAATTCGGTGCCCGGCCCCTGGACCGGGTGATTCAGAAAAAGATCAAGGACAAGCTCACCAACGAGATATTGTTCGGCGCCCTTGAAAAGGGTGGAAAGGTAACTCTGGGTCTTAAAAACAACGCTGTCACCTTCAGTTTCAAGCAGTGA
- the aat gene encoding leucyl/phenylalanyl-tRNA--protein transferase: protein MPVFRLSDRLVFPSPHLARHDGLLCLGGDLTPERILLAYQNGIFPWFSPGDPLLWWSPDPRLVILPGQLRVSRSLQKRINRNVYTITMDQAFGRVINACADLRNRSGQGTWLVQEMIEAYIGLHERGYAHSVEAWNAGTLAGGLYGISLGGCFFGESMFSTMADSSKTALAALDRHLVKQKFDLIDCQVKTDHLVSMGGVEIPRKDFLTRIHGSLEKKTIKGPWIFTGF from the coding sequence ATGCCGGTTTTCAGACTCTCTGACAGACTTGTATTTCCAAGCCCCCATCTGGCAAGACATGACGGTCTCCTCTGCCTAGGAGGAGACCTCACACCCGAAAGGATTCTCCTTGCGTATCAAAATGGGATCTTTCCATGGTTCTCCCCGGGAGATCCCCTGCTCTGGTGGTCTCCAGACCCAAGGCTTGTCATCCTTCCCGGACAACTTAGGGTTTCGAGAAGCCTTCAAAAGAGAATCAACCGAAATGTTTATACCATCACCATGGATCAGGCCTTTGGCAGGGTGATAAACGCCTGCGCAGATTTACGTAACCGCTCGGGCCAGGGTACCTGGCTTGTTCAGGAAATGATTGAGGCCTATATCGGACTGCATGAAAGGGGGTATGCCCACTCGGTTGAGGCGTGGAACGCTGGAACGCTGGCAGGGGGTCTCTATGGAATATCACTTGGAGGATGTTTTTTTGGAGAATCCATGTTTTCAACCATGGCGGACAGCTCAAAAACAGCCCTTGCAGCCCTGGACCGCCACCTTGTCAAACAAAAATTTGATCTCATTGACTGCCAGGTAAAAACAGATCATCTGGTCTCCATGGGAGGGGTGGAAATCCCAAGGAAAGATTTCCTGACCCGGATCCACGGCTCCCTTGAAAAAAAAACGATCAAGGGACCGTGGATATTTACAGGGTTTTAA
- a CDS encoding universal stress protein, whose amino-acid sequence MILPEVKIKNILYATDLSDSARYAFAHAVSLAEHYGAKITILHVIPETHDYFEKSILGYVSKESWDEIKVKNLQEARHSLIGKKRDNVMIHEVLEQFANDAKRESNAEIEFADEIVIDRGNPVKQILKQAELRDCDIIVMGSHGQSTLTGVVMGSITKRVLRRSRKPVLVIRLPEID is encoded by the coding sequence ATGATATTACCGGAAGTTAAAATAAAAAATATACTCTATGCAACGGACCTGTCGGACAGTGCGCGTTATGCCTTTGCCCATGCTGTAAGCCTTGCTGAGCACTATGGGGCAAAAATAACCATTCTCCATGTGATTCCCGAAACCCATGACTATTTTGAAAAAAGCATCCTCGGCTATGTGTCCAAGGAGAGCTGGGATGAGATCAAGGTCAAAAACCTCCAGGAGGCCCGCCATTCCCTGATCGGTAAAAAAAGGGACAACGTGATGATCCATGAGGTGCTGGAACAGTTCGCCAATGATGCGAAGCGTGAATCAAACGCTGAAATTGAATTTGCCGATGAAATTGTTATTGACCGGGGAAATCCGGTCAAGCAGATTTTAAAGCAGGCAGAACTGAGGGATTGTGATATTATTGTCATGGGCAGCCACGGGCAGAGCACTCTTACCGGTGTGGTCATGGGAAGTATCACCAAACGGGTCCTCAGAAGGTCCCGGAAACCTGTCCTTGTGATCCGTCTGCCGGAAATAGATTAA
- a CDS encoding TRAP transporter permease, producing the protein MYEKLNRYEQILFDACSVILVLFYSYAAVIQPMATQYHRGVYVIITYLLIFLLYRSKSKIMRVVDYCLMGLSVGTIGYWIVNFETINYRTGAETQLDMIIAIIGVLIGIELARRVVGSVFVIIGVVMLLFGVYGYMAPDLISHAGAPFTELCVSIFYKSDGVFGIMANVLATYVILFVIFGAFLEKCGAQKFFIDWPLAAVGHKIGGPGKVSVIASGLMGSISGSAIANTVSTGMFTIPMMKKAGFKPHVAGGIEPAASIGGMFMPPIMGAGGFIMAELTGLPYSRIMLVAIFPAMMYFFSVFVMVHYEAKMHNIVGEKSEHSSMEILKKEWFYTLPLVVITIFMLTGYSPAYSAILGLASCLVISYFRKETRIGVKEFIEASREGTKSSLKIGATVGIIGIIIGVLTFSGLVLTFADIVIELAGGSLLMTIFLIALASLVLGMGVPVTAAYLITAVVAVPALTHLGVNELAAHMIVYWLSQDSNITPPVCIAAFAGATIAKANMWKTAFTSFKFAKFLYLGPLLFAYVPGFSLDGSSVDIVKAFIYILLGTWAYSWFMSGIWIGSLKRVFIKADN; encoded by the coding sequence GTGTACGAAAAATTAAACAGGTACGAACAGATATTATTTGATGCATGTTCGGTGATTCTTGTTCTCTTCTACTCCTATGCAGCCGTGATTCAGCCCATGGCAACCCAGTATCACAGGGGGGTCTACGTTATCATCACCTATCTGCTCATTTTTCTGCTCTACCGTTCCAAATCAAAAATCATGCGGGTGGTGGATTATTGCCTCATGGGACTCTCCGTGGGAACCATCGGTTACTGGATAGTCAACTTTGAAACGATCAACTACCGAACCGGCGCTGAAACCCAGCTTGACATGATCATTGCCATTATCGGCGTACTCATCGGCATCGAGCTTGCCAGAAGGGTGGTGGGCAGCGTATTTGTCATCATCGGGGTGGTGATGCTCCTCTTTGGTGTTTACGGTTACATGGCACCGGATCTTATTTCCCATGCAGGCGCGCCGTTTACCGAACTTTGCGTCAGCATTTTCTACAAGAGTGACGGCGTATTCGGCATCATGGCCAACGTTCTTGCCACCTATGTGATTCTTTTTGTCATCTTTGGTGCGTTCCTTGAAAAATGTGGTGCCCAGAAGTTTTTCATTGACTGGCCCCTGGCAGCTGTGGGGCATAAGATCGGCGGGCCTGGCAAGGTGTCTGTCATTGCATCGGGGCTTATGGGTTCTATTTCCGGGAGCGCCATTGCCAATACGGTCTCCACGGGCATGTTCACCATTCCCATGATGAAAAAGGCAGGATTTAAACCCCATGTGGCAGGCGGCATTGAACCTGCGGCTTCCATCGGCGGGATGTTCATGCCGCCCATCATGGGGGCCGGTGGTTTTATCATGGCCGAACTCACGGGCCTTCCCTACTCAAGGATTATGCTGGTGGCCATCTTTCCTGCCATGATGTACTTTTTTTCAGTGTTTGTCATGGTTCACTACGAGGCCAAGATGCACAACATCGTGGGTGAAAAATCCGAACATTCATCCATGGAAATTTTGAAAAAAGAGTGGTTTTATACCCTTCCCCTGGTGGTCATCACCATTTTCATGCTCACGGGTTATTCTCCGGCCTACTCGGCAATCCTGGGTCTTGCCAGCTGCCTTGTAATTTCCTATTTTAGAAAAGAGACCCGCATCGGGGTCAAGGAGTTCATTGAGGCGTCAAGGGAAGGTACCAAGAGCAGCCTCAAAATCGGCGCCACCGTAGGTATTATCGGTATCATCATCGGGGTGTTGACCTTTTCAGGGCTGGTGCTCACCTTTGCAGACATCGTGATCGAGCTTGCAGGCGGTTCCCTGCTGATGACCATTTTTCTCATTGCCCTGGCTTCCCTTGTTCTTGGTATGGGGGTTCCGGTGACAGCTGCCTATCTCATCACTGCCGTTGTCGCCGTTCCGGCCCTGACCCATCTGGGGGTTAACGAGCTTGCAGCCCATATGATCGTGTACTGGCTCTCCCAGGATTCCAACATCACACCACCCGTCTGTATTGCCGCTTTTGCAGGGGCAACCATTGCAAAGGCAAATATGTGGAAAACTGCCTTTACCTCATTTAAGTTTGCCAAGTTTCTCTACCTAGGTCCTTTGCTTTTTGCCTATGTACCAGGGTTCTCCCTGGACGGATCATCCGTTGACATTGTCAAGGCGTTTATATATATACTTCTCGGAACCTGGGCCTATTCCTGGTTTATGAGCGGCATCTGGATTGGGTCGCTCAAACGGGTTTTCATTAAAGCAGATAATTAA
- a CDS encoding TAXI family TRAP transporter solute-binding subunit produces MGSKQFAASIAVTLLTGVSLLFTPSAFAKERVVFGGGPAGGTFQVVANAIQVFKPMKSVAEFKVQAQSSAGSVENLRKTDANRQQMSVVYSGHVWLGRNGKMKNDTKKYENVLAVSYLYGAPAQLVTRKGSGIKSVADLAGKKVGVGNAGSGAFANCELFFNYMKVWDKVERNAMGYNDAAQAFGNNQLDAFWLFTAFPSGAVIMAAQTNDIELVNLHEDAVNSGFYKEYPYFAKLIIPANTYKGVTMDMPSFQDSTLWVASSQVPADTVYKMLSLVYSDEGLKHMVSQKKTFKEMSIETGAKGIVTPLHPGAERFWKEKGVLK; encoded by the coding sequence ATGGGAAGTAAACAGTTCGCAGCCAGTATTGCCGTCACACTATTGACAGGTGTCTCCTTGCTCTTCACCCCTTCAGCCTTTGCAAAGGAACGGGTTGTCTTTGGCGGCGGCCCTGCCGGAGGAACCTTCCAGGTGGTCGCAAATGCAATTCAAGTGTTTAAACCCATGAAATCGGTGGCTGAATTCAAGGTTCAGGCGCAGTCCTCTGCAGGTTCCGTTGAAAATCTGCGTAAAACAGATGCCAACCGTCAGCAAATGAGTGTTGTTTACTCCGGTCATGTCTGGCTTGGCCGCAACGGTAAGATGAAGAATGACACTAAAAAATATGAGAATGTTCTTGCCGTATCCTATCTTTATGGAGCACCTGCCCAGCTGGTAACAAGAAAAGGCTCGGGCATTAAAAGCGTTGCTGATCTTGCCGGGAAAAAAGTCGGTGTGGGCAATGCCGGATCCGGCGCCTTTGCCAATTGTGAGCTTTTCTTTAATTACATGAAGGTGTGGGACAAGGTCGAAAGAAACGCCATGGGTTATAATGATGCAGCACAGGCCTTTGGCAACAATCAGCTGGACGCATTCTGGCTCTTTACCGCCTTCCCAAGCGGTGCCGTCATCATGGCAGCCCAGACCAACGACATCGAGCTTGTAAATCTCCATGAGGATGCTGTCAACAGCGGTTTTTATAAAGAGTACCCCTATTTTGCAAAACTCATTATTCCGGCCAACACCTACAAGGGTGTTACCATGGATATGCCATCATTCCAGGATTCGACCCTGTGGGTTGCAAGCTCCCAGGTTCCTGCTGATACGGTCTACAAAATGCTCTCCCTTGTTTATTCTGATGAAGGTCTAAAACACATGGTCAGCCAGAAAAAAACGTTTAAGGAAATGAGTATTGAAACGGGTGCCAAAGGAATTGTAACCCCTCTCCATCCGGGTGCAGAACGGTTCTGGAAGGAAAAAGGCGTTTTAAAATAG
- a CDS encoding 4Fe-4S binding protein, producing MAFNPVVDEAKCVGCEECVDVCPVEVFEMQNEKSVPVNAEECMGCESCVEVCEQDAITVEED from the coding sequence ATGGCTTTTAATCCAGTAGTTGATGAGGCAAAGTGCGTTGGCTGTGAAGAGTGTGTTGATGTGTGTCCTGTAGAGGTTTTTGAGATGCAGAACGAGAAATCAGTTCCTGTCAATGCCGAAGAGTGCATGGGTTGCGAGAGCTGTGTTGAAGTATGTGAGCAGGACGCCATCACCGTAGAAGAGGACTGA